A single genomic interval of Solimonas sp. K1W22B-7 harbors:
- a CDS encoding DUF2937 family protein, producing MNLLARFLGGISERVLAVLFAVTAAQFPVYYLAYENTLAGVQLEAGARYQELLREATQLHLEVEDFIRRHEDNADAVFQASGRIHRSTLERYRRYTAMQEALRAAPAWERPLALARNFDPALHGALHFQPGLPLTLEAGAYALAGVLLAWLLTGLIGMGLRPAARSA from the coding sequence ATGAACCTCCTGGCACGCTTCCTCGGCGGTATCAGCGAACGGGTCCTGGCCGTGCTGTTCGCGGTGACGGCGGCGCAATTCCCGGTCTACTACCTGGCCTACGAGAACACCCTGGCCGGCGTGCAGCTGGAGGCCGGGGCGCGTTACCAGGAGTTACTGCGGGAGGCCACGCAGCTGCACCTGGAGGTGGAAGACTTCATCCGGCGCCACGAGGACAACGCCGATGCGGTGTTCCAGGCCTCCGGTCGCATCCATCGCAGCACCCTGGAACGCTACCGCCGCTACACCGCCATGCAGGAGGCCCTGCGTGCCGCACCGGCGTGGGAGCGCCCGCTGGCGCTGGCGCGCAACTTCGACCCGGCGTTGCATGGCGCCCTGCACTTCCAGCCGGGCCTGCCGCTGACGCTGGAAGCCGGCGCCTATGCCCTGGCCGGCGTGCTGCTGGCCTGGCTGCTGACCGGGCTCATCGGCATGGGCCTGCGGCCTGCGGCGCGCTCAGCTTAG
- a CDS encoding DUF1295 domain-containing protein, which yields MAGKSDFAPIVISYIACSAVALAVMLGLGLPQPWDALAGDVAATFVIFAFSRRYRNSSFYDAYWSVIPPLLALYWIWLNPDTGANTLRVALVTGLVWLWAIRLTANWATFWGGLHHEDWRYPLIRARAGKAELLADFFGIHLFPTFQVFLGYLPIYAVIRYGQGPLGWLDALAFVVTLGAITIELVADLQLHAYIAKKKQPGEFITSGLWAWSRHPNYFGELSFWWGLMLFGLAAAPQYWLWLVPGALAMTGMFVFASIPLMDQRSVERRPAYAEHMRKVSALVPLPPRK from the coding sequence ATGGCTGGCAAATCGGATTTCGCACCGATCGTGATTTCGTACATCGCCTGCAGCGCCGTGGCGCTGGCGGTGATGCTGGGCCTGGGCCTGCCGCAGCCCTGGGACGCGCTGGCCGGCGACGTCGCCGCCACCTTCGTGATCTTCGCCTTCAGCCGGCGCTACAGGAATTCCAGCTTCTATGACGCCTACTGGAGCGTGATCCCGCCGCTGCTGGCGCTGTACTGGATCTGGCTCAACCCGGATACCGGCGCCAATACCCTGCGCGTTGCACTGGTGACCGGCCTGGTCTGGCTCTGGGCCATCCGCCTGACCGCGAACTGGGCCACGTTCTGGGGCGGCCTGCACCACGAGGACTGGCGCTACCCGCTGATCCGCGCCCGCGCCGGCAAGGCCGAGCTGCTGGCCGACTTCTTCGGCATCCACCTGTTCCCGACCTTCCAGGTGTTCCTCGGCTACCTGCCGATCTACGCCGTGATCCGCTATGGCCAGGGCCCGCTGGGCTGGCTCGATGCACTGGCTTTCGTGGTGACGCTCGGCGCCATCACCATCGAACTGGTCGCCGACCTGCAGCTGCATGCCTATATCGCGAAGAAGAAACAGCCGGGCGAATTCATCACCAGCGGCCTCTGGGCCTGGTCGCGCCACCCCAACTACTTCGGCGAGCTGAGCTTCTGGTGGGGCCTGATGCTGTTCGGCCTCGCCGCCGCGCCGCAGTACTGGCTCTGGCTGGTACCCGGTGCGCTGGCGATGACGGGAATGTTTGTGTTCGCCAGCATCCCGCTGATGGACCAGCGCAGCGTCGAGCGCCGCCCGGCCTACGCCGAGCACATGCGCAAGGTCTCGGCCCTGGTGCCGTTGCCGCCGCGCAAGTAG
- a CDS encoding ATP-binding cassette domain-containing protein has protein sequence MRFRSFLSDLLPFLAPHRLLLAGVIAGLMVDVAFHTALPLSIKFLIDRAIVPGDRRLLGWTLGLLVGGVAIAAVTTVWRDWLYARLGSAVLQGVRQRLFAHIQTLSLDFFGRVRTGDLMGRFSTDLASVENVVVGSLPNSLSATMSLVLVGIALVWLDPGLAAVTAIAVPFCLVGPRLLLPRAAALGYEARQRDAEVLSVVQENLSAQQAVKALGLEARAVAQMDRHLQSFTEASRRFNFISYLAERAPNVMVLLFHVGILAWGAQLAFDQRISIGTLVAFNTLLLSLGAAVATLTANVPTFLQAGAGMRRIREILDERPSVVVSADAIDMPPLARGLELDNVTYRYRSQVVLHGLGLRVERGSSVAIVGPSGCGKSTVLRLLARFADPSEGRVLIDGQDLRGLSIASLRRRVGVVLQDSTLFEASLRDNIRLARPEASDAEVEQAAALAAADAFVRDLPQGYDTPVGAGRQQLSGGQRQRIAIARVLLLQPDLLLLDEATSALDPVAERAVTQTLMDLRGRHTLVQVTHQLAQARECDRIVVLDAGRLAEQGSHEQLLAANGLYARMWRKQQGVVVSDDLASAAVSAGWLAEQPLFEGADEALLGQLAQEFVTDRRGPGHEVIRQGAVGNRFYIIARGTVSVRREEDGEEIELARLHHGDAFGEAALLSSAPRNASVLTLTDCVFLTLDRTRFQRWLDAHPEARARLEALAASRAGD, from the coding sequence ATGCGCTTCCGCTCCTTCCTGTCCGACCTGCTGCCCTTCCTGGCGCCGCACCGCCTGCTGCTGGCCGGCGTCATCGCCGGGCTGATGGTCGATGTGGCGTTCCACACGGCGCTGCCGCTGAGCATCAAGTTCCTGATCGACCGCGCCATCGTGCCCGGCGACCGGCGCCTGCTGGGCTGGACGCTGGGCCTGCTGGTCGGCGGCGTCGCCATCGCGGCGGTGACCACGGTGTGGCGCGACTGGCTCTACGCGCGCCTGGGCTCTGCAGTGCTGCAGGGCGTGCGCCAGCGCCTGTTCGCGCACATCCAGACGCTGTCGCTGGATTTCTTCGGCCGCGTGCGCACCGGCGATCTCATGGGGCGTTTCTCCACCGACCTGGCCTCGGTGGAGAACGTCGTCGTCGGCTCGCTGCCCAACAGCCTCAGCGCCACGATGAGCCTGGTGCTGGTGGGTATCGCCCTGGTCTGGCTCGATCCGGGCCTGGCGGCGGTCACCGCCATCGCCGTGCCGTTCTGCCTGGTCGGCCCGCGGCTGCTGCTGCCGCGCGCGGCGGCACTGGGCTACGAGGCACGGCAGCGCGACGCCGAGGTGCTGAGCGTGGTGCAGGAGAATCTCAGCGCGCAGCAGGCGGTGAAAGCCCTGGGCCTGGAGGCGCGGGCGGTGGCGCAGATGGACCGGCATCTGCAGTCCTTCACCGAGGCCAGCCGGCGCTTCAACTTCATCAGCTACCTGGCCGAGCGCGCGCCCAATGTCATGGTGCTGCTGTTCCACGTCGGCATCCTGGCCTGGGGCGCTCAGCTGGCTTTCGACCAGCGCATCAGCATCGGCACCCTGGTGGCCTTCAACACCCTGCTGCTGAGCCTGGGGGCGGCGGTGGCGACGCTCACCGCCAACGTGCCGACCTTCCTGCAGGCCGGCGCCGGCATGCGCCGCATCCGCGAGATCCTCGACGAGCGGCCCAGCGTGGTAGTGAGCGCCGATGCCATCGACATGCCGCCGCTGGCACGCGGACTGGAGTTGGACAACGTCACCTACCGCTATCGCAGCCAGGTCGTGCTGCATGGCCTGGGCCTGCGCGTGGAACGCGGCTCCTCGGTAGCGATCGTCGGCCCCAGCGGCTGCGGCAAGAGCACGGTGCTGCGCCTGCTGGCGCGCTTCGCCGATCCCTCCGAAGGGCGTGTGCTGATCGATGGCCAGGATCTGCGCGGCCTGTCCATCGCCTCGCTGCGCCGCCGCGTCGGCGTGGTGCTGCAGGACTCGACGCTGTTCGAGGCGAGCCTGCGCGACAACATCCGTCTCGCGCGGCCGGAAGCCAGCGATGCCGAGGTGGAGCAGGCTGCGGCCCTGGCTGCGGCCGATGCCTTCGTGCGCGACCTGCCGCAGGGCTACGACACGCCGGTAGGCGCTGGCCGCCAGCAGCTTTCAGGCGGCCAGCGCCAGCGCATCGCCATCGCGCGCGTGCTGTTGCTGCAGCCGGACCTGCTGCTGCTGGACGAGGCCACCAGCGCGCTGGACCCGGTGGCCGAGCGTGCGGTCACGCAAACCCTGATGGACCTGCGCGGTCGCCATACCCTGGTGCAGGTGACGCACCAGCTGGCGCAGGCGCGCGAATGCGACCGCATCGTCGTGCTGGATGCCGGGCGCCTCGCCGAGCAGGGCTCGCATGAGCAGTTGCTGGCGGCCAACGGTCTCTACGCGCGCATGTGGCGCAAGCAGCAGGGCGTGGTGGTCAGCGACGACCTCGCCAGCGCGGCGGTGTCCGCCGGATGGCTGGCCGAGCAGCCGCTGTTCGAGGGCGCGGACGAGGCGCTGCTGGGACAGTTGGCGCAGGAGTTCGTCACCGATCGGCGCGGCCCGGGGCACGAGGTGATCCGCCAGGGTGCCGTGGGCAACCGCTTCTACATCATCGCCCGCGGCACCGTGTCGGTGCGGCGCGAGGAGGACGGCGAGGAGATCGAACTGGCGCGCCTGCATCACGGCGACGCCTTCGGCGAGGCCGCGCTGCTGTCCAGCGCGCCGCGCAACGCCAGCGTCCTGACCCTGACCGACTGTGTCTTCCTGACGCTGGACCGCACGCGCTTCCAGCGCTGGCTCGACGCGCACCCCGAGGCGCGCGCGCGGCTGGAGGCACTGGCCGCCAGCCGCGCGGGCGACTAG
- a CDS encoding SET domain-containing protein, translating to MNSLSITPQLEDHPALLVRKDALAYGSALYARRAYRPGEVIARFDDASDAAQSYLTVQVGPERHVLLDMLGNLNHSCRPNVAIDADARTVTACRAILPGDMLSFFYPSTEWDMARPFACQCGEPECVGYIAGARYLSTDTLSRYKVSPHIIGMIGAALAGQRMDS from the coding sequence ATGAACAGCCTGTCGATCACCCCGCAACTGGAAGACCACCCCGCCCTGCTGGTGCGCAAGGACGCGCTGGCCTACGGCTCCGCCCTCTACGCCCGGCGCGCCTACCGCCCCGGCGAGGTCATCGCCCGCTTCGATGACGCCAGCGACGCGGCGCAGAGCTACCTGACGGTGCAGGTGGGCCCGGAGCGCCACGTGCTGCTGGACATGCTCGGCAACCTCAACCATTCCTGCCGCCCCAATGTCGCGATCGACGCCGACGCGCGCACGGTGACGGCCTGCCGCGCGATCCTGCCGGGCGACATGCTGAGCTTCTTCTACCCGTCCACGGAATGGGACATGGCGCGCCCCTTTGCCTGCCAGTGCGGCGAACCGGAGTGCGTGGGCTACATCGCCGGCGCGCGCTACCTGTCCACCGACACGCTGTCGCGCTACAAGGTCAGCCCGCACATCATCGGCATGATCGGCGCGGCATTGGCCGGCCAGCGCATGGATTCCTAG